In Desulfovibrio gilichinskyi, a genomic segment contains:
- a CDS encoding HPP family protein translates to MKLKPASVQFRFSGICRNDFSKEWYRPGVISLARLVWGSLGGGLLLTFIAMLSNKTGIAVLYPPLAATCFINTTCVFLRVARPKSVIVGHTIASICGLSGVWIGDFINPGGELIIPLKLGISILLAAVFMQIFDADHPPAAATAAIPAILPLPMAWYALPLNMAWGATITVIFAFIWNRIWFEFPSRDADNCVKNAGLYMEKAQILGVSICIGSCIIMCFRIQSPALGFIGVCSMAAGIIILGTHHFRNAIKYPN, encoded by the coding sequence ATGAAATTAAAACCAGCTTCTGTTCAATTCAGGTTTTCCGGAATATGCCGCAATGATTTTTCAAAGGAATGGTACCGTCCCGGGGTAATTTCTCTGGCACGTTTAGTATGGGGATCACTTGGCGGAGGATTGCTTTTGACCTTCATTGCAATGCTTTCAAATAAAACAGGAATAGCTGTTCTCTATCCCCCTCTTGCGGCAACATGTTTTATAAACACTACTTGCGTATTTTTACGTGTTGCACGCCCCAAATCTGTCATTGTCGGTCATACGATAGCTTCAATTTGCGGTCTGTCCGGAGTCTGGATTGGAGATTTCATAAATCCGGGCGGGGAACTCATTATACCGTTAAAACTTGGAATTTCTATTTTGCTTGCAGCAGTCTTTATGCAGATTTTCGACGCCGACCACCCACCTGCAGCCGCTACTGCAGCTATTCCGGCAATTCTCCCGCTTCCCATGGCATGGTATGCACTCCCGCTGAACATGGCATGGGGAGCCACAATTACTGTCATCTTTGCATTTATATGGAACAGGATATGGTTCGAATTTCCCTCCAGAGATGCTGATAATTGTGTCAAAAACGCCGGACTGTATATGGAAAAGGCTCAAATCCTCGGTGTATCCATATGTATCGGAAGTTGTATCATTATGTGCTTCAGAATTCAGTCTCCTGCACTCGGTTTTATAGGGGTGTGCTCCATGGCTGCCGGAATCATTATTTTAGGAACACATCATTTTCGTAATGCTATTAAGTATCCAAATTAA
- a CDS encoding carbon monoxide dehydrogenase, whose translation MEKELNSHEHSHDHDHSHGHHHHDHNDFTDYKTAVKEYRESFASKKDVMEQAPDPAVREMVKYMDEQGVENCFDRFDKQKPHCTFGLAGVCCSICSLGPCKITERSPRGTCGANADLIVARNLVRAAAGGVAAHGARAREIILTLKKAAEGDVDLPIIGRNKVKAVADMFNLDIKTKSIEELAGEIADILLEDLSRTVPGPHKTLEAVAIPERKRVWEELDLIPVGSYHEVFEALHQTTVGTQGDWRKAMDQFMRLGIAFSMNSVVGGSIASDCLYGVPQRTTVKANLGTLKTDTVNIAIHGHAPQMAMEVIKAGRSEKFIEMAKEAGATGIQFYGICCSGLSTLYRLGGVIPLSNANGSELVLATGALDLWLADIQEVFPGIMEVANCYKTVVVTTNESNRLPGAEHIGYKRDLSDLDKLPQLADRIVTRAIESFKNRRDVKRHIPEHEIEAEVGFNLETLIHRYGSLSTIASALIDGRIKGIINLAGCTNTRIVFEKAIVDIVDILLKNNILVFTNGCASFPMAKLGYCSIKGQEKCGEKLLKFLGPKMPPVWHFGECIDNAHSVAVFREIAKYTGRHMKDLPFAEVTPEWSNEKGVGAALAFRMLGFSSYHCVHAPVHGSQKVKDFLYHGTKELIGSCMNVDTDPAKVAEMIIRDFDEARSNICWRS comes from the coding sequence ATGGAAAAAGAACTGAACTCTCATGAACATAGTCATGACCACGATCATAGCCACGGACATCACCATCATGACCATAACGATTTCACAGACTACAAAACTGCTGTCAAAGAATATCGTGAATCTTTCGCCAGCAAAAAAGATGTAATGGAACAGGCTCCTGATCCGGCAGTTCGGGAAATGGTTAAGTATATGGATGAACAGGGGGTAGAAAACTGTTTTGACCGTTTTGATAAGCAGAAACCACACTGCACATTCGGTCTGGCAGGTGTTTGCTGTAGTATTTGTTCACTTGGACCATGCAAAATAACCGAACGTTCACCGCGCGGAACCTGCGGAGCCAATGCTGATCTTATTGTTGCCCGTAATCTGGTTCGCGCTGCGGCAGGTGGAGTTGCGGCCCATGGAGCACGTGCAAGAGAAATCATCCTGACTCTTAAAAAAGCAGCTGAAGGTGATGTGGATCTGCCCATAATTGGCAGAAATAAAGTCAAAGCAGTTGCAGATATGTTCAACCTTGATATAAAAACTAAAAGTATTGAAGAACTGGCCGGAGAAATTGCGGACATACTTTTAGAAGATTTAAGCAGAACCGTCCCCGGACCCCATAAAACACTTGAAGCTGTTGCAATCCCGGAACGCAAAAGAGTCTGGGAAGAGCTTGATCTGATCCCGGTCGGTTCATATCATGAAGTTTTCGAAGCCCTGCATCAGACAACAGTTGGTACGCAGGGAGATTGGCGCAAAGCAATGGACCAGTTCATGCGTCTTGGCATTGCTTTCTCTATGAACAGTGTTGTCGGCGGTTCCATCGCCAGTGACTGTCTATACGGCGTCCCGCAACGAACCACAGTCAAAGCCAATCTAGGCACATTAAAAACTGATACTGTTAATATTGCTATCCATGGACATGCTCCACAGATGGCAATGGAAGTGATAAAAGCTGGACGCAGTGAAAAATTTATTGAAATGGCAAAAGAAGCAGGTGCTACAGGGATACAGTTTTACGGCATCTGTTGTTCCGGACTTTCTACCTTATATAGGCTTGGCGGCGTAATCCCTCTATCCAACGCCAACGGATCAGAACTGGTCCTGGCAACAGGTGCACTGGATTTATGGCTGGCTGATATTCAGGAAGTCTTTCCCGGAATCATGGAAGTTGCCAACTGCTATAAAACCGTAGTCGTAACTACCAACGAATCAAACCGTCTGCCCGGTGCCGAGCATATCGGTTATAAACGCGATCTATCAGATCTCGATAAACTTCCTCAGCTTGCGGACCGCATCGTCACCAGAGCAATTGAAAGTTTTAAAAACAGGCGTGATGTCAAAAGACATATTCCTGAGCATGAAATTGAAGCTGAAGTAGGCTTCAACCTTGAAACCCTTATTCATCGCTATGGCTCTCTTTCTACGATTGCCTCAGCTCTTATCGATGGTAGAATCAAAGGAATCATCAACCTTGCCGGGTGCACAAATACCAGAATCGTATTTGAAAAAGCCATTGTGGATATCGTTGATATTCTGCTCAAGAACAACATTCTTGTTTTCACCAACGGCTGCGCTTCCTTCCCAATGGCCAAGCTTGGTTATTGCTCAATAAAGGGACAAGAAAAATGCGGAGAAAAATTACTGAAGTTTCTTGGTCCTAAAATGCCTCCTGTATGGCATTTCGGGGAATGCATTGACAATGCTCACAGCGTGGCAGTGTTCAGGGAAATTGCAAAATATACCGGGCGTCACATGAAAGACCTTCCGTTTGCCGAAGTCACACCGGAATGGTCCAATGAAAAAGGAGTCGGCGCAGCACTGGCATTCCGCATGCTCGGTTTCAGCTCCTATCACTGTGTTCATGCTCCTGTTCACGGCTCCCAGAAAGTTAAAGACTTCCTTTACCACGGAACAAAAGAATTAATCGGTTCATGTATGAATGTTGACACTGATCCGGCAAAAGTGGCCGAGATGATCATCAGGGATTTTGATGAAGCCAGATCAAATATATGCTGGCGGTCATAA
- a CDS encoding sensor histidine kinase, with translation MRAVKIKVLVFFIVFLGFMFLNTGSYWFNIVSLRDRLVVMDHFHDLLSDILEIRRYEKNFLFYPEPESLKEAVIYLDKAEGAVAVLKDNIIEIGGQDYYNKFMKNISDYSHQLNILSHGSKGDLLKTRNLGTEMVQSAQNLLSLKQKRIHTTLIKIQYIPIVVMLSLALLIVILFYWQAKKVLGRLVYVQKAAEGVAKGDYSSIDQITSDDEISSLMHSAFSSMAADIEHRQNQLIESRKLSSIGTLTSGIAHELNNPLNNVSLTADTMLEEFEELEADEAKEMLNDIINEIGRASEVVRNLLDFSRESEQSISELGVETLINETKKLVVNQLRLDKITLNINIPADIPKVLGDLNSLQQVFINLFMNADHAMEGGGTLTVTASSAPDNYVRFDVTDTGCGMTAETLERIFDPFFTTKPVGKGTGLGLSIIYGLIKKHSGFIEVQSKLEVGTTFSIYLPAVSQLENSHGQISSGSN, from the coding sequence ATGCGCGCAGTAAAAATTAAGGTTCTTGTCTTTTTTATCGTGTTTCTTGGTTTTATGTTTTTAAATACAGGCTCTTACTGGTTTAACATTGTATCTTTGCGAGACCGCCTCGTTGTGATGGATCATTTCCATGACCTTCTTTCGGATATTCTTGAGATCAGGCGTTATGAAAAAAACTTTTTGTTTTATCCTGAACCTGAAAGTTTGAAAGAGGCTGTAATATATCTAGATAAAGCTGAAGGAGCTGTTGCGGTCCTGAAAGATAATATTATCGAAATCGGCGGTCAGGATTACTACAATAAATTCATGAAAAATATCAGTGACTACAGCCATCAGCTTAATATCTTGAGCCATGGATCTAAAGGGGATCTGTTGAAAACCAGAAATCTTGGAACGGAGATGGTTCAGAGCGCGCAAAACCTACTTTCTTTAAAGCAGAAACGAATCCATACTACCTTAATCAAAATTCAGTATATCCCAATAGTTGTAATGTTGTCGCTGGCTCTTTTAATTGTAATACTTTTTTACTGGCAGGCCAAAAAAGTGCTCGGAAGGCTTGTTTATGTCCAAAAGGCTGCGGAAGGCGTGGCAAAAGGTGATTACAGCTCTATTGATCAGATTACCAGTGATGATGAGATTTCAAGCTTGATGCATTCGGCTTTCAGCAGCATGGCGGCGGATATTGAACATCGCCAGAATCAGCTTATAGAATCAAGAAAACTCAGTTCCATAGGGACTCTTACCTCCGGCATAGCGCATGAACTGAATAATCCGCTCAACAACGTTTCCCTTACGGCTGATACCATGCTCGAAGAGTTTGAAGAACTGGAAGCGGACGAAGCCAAGGAAATGCTGAATGACATAATTAATGAGATAGGGCGGGCCAGTGAAGTTGTCCGAAATCTGCTTGATTTTTCCAGAGAGAGTGAGCAGAGCATCAGCGAACTCGGTGTGGAGACACTGATCAACGAAACTAAGAAGCTGGTTGTCAACCAGCTTAGACTTGATAAGATTACGCTTAATATTAATATTCCGGCTGACATTCCAAAGGTTCTGGGTGATTTAAACTCCTTGCAGCAGGTTTTTATAAATCTCTTTATGAACGCAGATCATGCTATGGAAGGCGGTGGAACTTTAACCGTTACCGCATCCTCCGCTCCGGATAATTATGTCAGGTTCGATGTTACAGATACAGGGTGCGGAATGACTGCGGAAACGCTGGAACGAATTTTCGACCCGTTTTTCACTACAAAGCCTGTGGGCAAAGGGACCGGGCTCGGGTTGTCAATTATCTATGGACTTATTAAGAAGCACAGTGGATTCATTGAAGTGCAAAGTAAGCTGGAAGTAGGAACTACCTTTTCAATTTATCTTCCGGCAGTAAGCCAACTGGAGAATTCTCATGGACAAATTTCGAGCGGCAGTAATTGA
- a CDS encoding sigma-54-dependent transcriptional regulator — protein MDKFRAAVIDDERHTTKLVAKVLTKLGFETETFDLGHPFLNRMAEKPFDLVFIDLHLPDIDGMTILNFVKKGFEDIEAVIITGHGSIPSAVEATSKGAVNYIVKPFRIQEVRSLAQNCLEKLHLKEENKRLKQSLNGVVQFKNFIGNSKVMQDLFAMIRKVAEVNCNVLLQADTGTGKERAARAIHELSPRRNKTFVSFNCGGFTEELISSELFGHEKGAFTGATATKIGLLESADGGTVFLDEIGEMPMNMQVKLLHVIQERRIIRVGGTKPISLDIRIIAATNRDLHKEMELGQFREDLFYRLNVVNVYLPKLSERRDDIPLLANYFLKTFNARFGKSVESISPQAQEVLNNYNYPGNVRELENIIQRAVALAEGDTIGMRELPPDLLNLAFSAFGPSGLFSLEEIERRHIKHVLEATGFNKHLSSHILGVPRTTLWRRIKKYNIEVDFDEE, from the coding sequence ATGGACAAATTTCGAGCGGCAGTAATTGATGATGAACGGCATACAACAAAGCTTGTTGCAAAGGTCTTAACTAAGCTTGGGTTTGAGACTGAAACATTCGATTTGGGACATCCTTTCCTGAACCGGATGGCCGAAAAGCCTTTTGATCTGGTCTTTATTGATCTTCACCTGCCGGACATTGACGGCATGACAATCCTTAACTTTGTCAAAAAAGGATTTGAAGATATTGAAGCCGTTATCATCACCGGACATGGCTCCATTCCTTCTGCCGTGGAAGCTACAAGCAAAGGCGCGGTCAACTATATTGTCAAACCTTTTCGTATTCAGGAAGTCCGGTCTTTAGCTCAGAACTGTCTTGAAAAACTGCATTTAAAGGAAGAAAACAAACGTCTGAAACAAAGTTTGAACGGTGTTGTTCAGTTTAAAAATTTTATCGGCAACAGCAAAGTTATGCAGGACCTGTTTGCTATGATCCGCAAGGTTGCCGAGGTTAATTGCAATGTGCTGCTTCAGGCGGACACCGGAACAGGTAAAGAGCGCGCAGCAAGAGCTATTCACGAACTCAGTCCAAGACGAAATAAAACCTTTGTTTCATTCAACTGCGGCGGTTTTACTGAGGAACTTATCTCCAGTGAATTGTTCGGACACGAGAAGGGCGCATTCACCGGAGCAACTGCGACTAAAATAGGTCTGCTTGAATCCGCGGACGGCGGGACTGTTTTTCTGGATGAGATAGGCGAAATGCCTATGAATATGCAGGTAAAACTGCTGCATGTCATTCAGGAGAGGCGGATTATCCGTGTTGGTGGCACTAAACCTATTTCACTTGATATCAGAATAATTGCCGCCACAAACCGCGACCTTCATAAAGAGATGGAGCTTGGGCAGTTTCGCGAGGACCTGTTCTACCGTCTCAACGTAGTTAATGTCTATCTGCCGAAATTATCTGAGCGGCGTGATGATATACCGTTGCTGGCAAACTATTTTTTGAAAACGTTTAACGCGCGTTTTGGAAAATCAGTTGAATCCATATCGCCGCAAGCTCAGGAAGTGCTTAATAACTATAACTATCCCGGAAATGTCAGAGAGCTTGAAAATATTATCCAGCGGGCTGTAGCTCTCGCTGAAGGGGATACTATAGGAATGCGTGAACTGCCGCCTGATTTGCTGAATTTAGCTTTCAGCGCGTTCGGACCGTCCGGGCTTTTTTCTCTTGAAGAAATTGAGCGCAGACATATCAAACATGTCTTAGAAGCAACCGGTTTTAATAAACATTTAAGCAGTCATATTCTAGGGGTGCCGCGGACCACTCTTTGGCGACGCATTAAAAAATATAATATTGAAGTTGATTTTGACGAAGAATAA
- a CDS encoding universal stress protein, translated as MNNVLIAVDTSESSFWLAYYAIALTKRIPMDVSILMIEDENHKIKSGKGDEWIGLPEKRLESLLAEGHSDKSHINFYSTKGNFEDEVIQFILENKITTLFIGQPEPRRAKLDTQFMALLERIGSRTDCHIEVVQKVSAYGSDKF; from the coding sequence ATGAATAATGTACTTATAGCTGTCGACACCTCTGAATCCAGTTTTTGGCTGGCGTATTACGCAATCGCGCTAACCAAAAGAATACCTATGGATGTTTCTATTCTTATGATCGAAGACGAAAATCATAAGATTAAAAGCGGAAAAGGTGATGAGTGGATAGGACTTCCGGAAAAACGTTTGGAGTCTTTGCTGGCAGAGGGGCACTCAGATAAGTCTCATATAAATTTTTATTCAACAAAGGGTAATTTTGAAGACGAGGTCATTCAATTTATCCTTGAGAATAAGATTACCACTCTGTTCATCGGTCAGCCTGAGCCGAGACGGGCTAAGCTTGATACTCAGTTTATGGCACTCCTTGAACGGATTGGAAGCAGAACCGACTGCCACATAGAAGTTGTGCAGAAGGTTTCAGCATACGGCAGTGACAAATTTTAA